The DNA segment AATCTTTCGGTCCATCATGGTACTTGACTCTCTTCCCAGAAATCCAACAGAATGGAGACAGTGTCAAACATAAACATCACTGTGCACTAATTCCTCCTCTGCCACCTACCTTCCCTTGAGATGTTGTGGTTCCAAGTTCCATCAGCCCCAGCCCTCACTTATTTATTACGAAAGCTCTAGTACAACGTCTTGAGGACCATAGGTTCCCTAGTTCTAATCTAACCTCTCAGAAACGAGACAGTTCTAATGAAGCCGGCAGTAAGAAGGCAACTAGAATTCCTTGCAGTCGTCACATAAATCTCAGCATTGGCTTAGTTCTTCCTGAGGTGGTAAGCCCTTGGCTGTGTCATTTCAGGCTATAGTGGAAGGTCAGCAAGCATTCCtccgtaaataaataaaatcctatattttttgtaaaaaaaaaaaaaaacaccaaacagaTCAGGGAGAATACTTTTCCAGGTTTCTCTCTGCAAAGTGAATTTGGAAGGTCATTTAAATAAGCCAGTTTTTACCTGTGGTCTAAGAACAGGTTTACTGTGCCAACATAAGCAAAATCATCCATTTTTTATTTGTCCCCTCCTGGCAGGATAACTATAATTCCCATTGTTGGTAAGTCCTATTAAGGGGATGAACAAACTcccatttctccccccccacacacacacacacacaaaaagaaggaaatagaagaagagcagctggtcaggaagaaaggaaataaagcCAATTGTGTAGGACTAGAAAAAAAAGCATGAACAGAGTCTGGGGAGTTTCTAAGCTGTGATCTCTGAGCATACACTCATAGTTCAGACCAATAGCTCTAGAAacgtcattattttttttttttataaatcctGGCCTCAAATGTCAGAGAGGGCAAGGAAAGGGAAGAACTTGGCAGTCTGGCAACACCCCCTCCTCTAGTATGCTAGACACTTACTCTCAGAAGTAACTGTTATGACCCCCATCCCCCTCTCGCTCCCTTGGATTAGAATGGtgggtttggttttggttttttttttttacatgccctTGTTTGACAAGATTACCCATGTGCTTATAAACCTCAAAACGCCAATGCGAGATCTCAGGCCGAGAGTTTTGTTGCTTCTGTTGCCTTTTCGACTTAAAAGAGACAGGACATGTCCGGAAGACACGAAGAAATCCAAGCGGTTCTTCTTCCCCGTTTCTTTGCCCTTCTGTATTCAGTAGATGAGGTATTTCATTTCAGAATATATAAGTGGGAATATGACACAGCAAGCTCGGTACATCACCGCGAGGCTGCTGATAATGGCCCGAGGTTTGGTGATCCAAGGTTCAGATTTGAAACAATAGTAAGTGGCGTAGAAGGCAACGGCGAAGAAGTGGCCGATGAGGACGATGGGCTTCGGAGACAAACTGTAAAGAAAGATTTGTTAGCAGAAATAAATTATgaggaatatatatatttgtgaatAGAATACTAGAAATTATGAAAAGGCCATCCATTAATATGGCAGgataatagaataaagaatatagcttttttccccccctcccttgaaACTTTTCCATAGAAAGCTGAGAACCCAAATCACTTTTTACAATATATTAGTTCTCTCTGCTTTTCCATAAAAACTTTCTTTACAATACAGGATAATTCAACAGAGGGGTTGTATAACAAGTTATTAGTTTCGGAGGCTTGCTTCCGTCACTCCCATTTCTTCAATTTTCTGAAATCCTACTTGTTCCTACTTGTTCCTTGTTTATTAGGCTTGCTTCAGTCACTCCCATTTCTTCAATTTTCTGAAATCCTACTTGTTCCTGCTcaacttctctttctcttctttgtttgttttcttttattcaatatTTGTTACCATCATTAGCAGGCAAGCCGAAGTTTTAGTGCTAATTCTTAACATTTTACATTTTCAGGAACCGTAGGGTCATACTGAGAGAGCACACCCAGTTATAAGTATTTTAGGCGTGGAAGGTCTTGGATTTAACTACTATTATAATAAAAGGCTGAAGAAGTCAATAATTGGAAAGACTTCACTCAACcttcatacaagtagtcctcaacttacaatcatttgtttaatgacagtgCAAAGTTACAGTGGTGTTGGAAAATGTTACCTTATGATCAGTTCTTGCACTTACAACTATAGCAATGGccctgtagtcatgtgaccaaaaattttggcatttggcaactggtatgtatttatgacagtggcaatgtccaagggtcatgtgatctccatttaCAGATGTTCCCAAGgggcttctcacaagcaaaatcaatggggggaagccaggttcgcagcaaaaaaaaaaaaaaagattataaaattcaagcatgattcactaaacaactgcatGGCTTAGCGACAGAAGTTTCAGTTCCAATTGGGGGCATAATTTGAGAACTATTTGTATTCTGACATAGCCAATTCAGCTATTTACACcctaaataattattaaataaaatacggTATACAGCTTGATTTAATTGTCGATCCAGAAAACTTTTGATCATTATTACCTTTCGTGTGTCTCTTTCTAaagcagagatcttcaaacttggcagctttaaggcttgtggacttcaactcccagaattctccagcctgctATGTCCACAAgcgttaaagctgccaagtttgaagacctctgttctaaaggCTCTTAAGGCAAGTCATGGTTATGCTACCTACAACTTGCCAATAACAAGTTGAACAAGaattgggggcggggggaaaaTACCCCAACTTACATGGAAAGTAAACCAACTGGACCGGAAACACATTTGCCCCCAAGCTTGAAATAGAGAAAGCAGGCTCTCCTTAACTTCTGCAGAGAATCTGTCAAACAGATGAAACATGACGTCACCTTAGCAGAAAGGCCAGGCaaaattagaaaaatgaaaaCGTACAGCACGATAGGACAGTATTTGCCTAAATAAACATTCCCTTTAACATCTTACACATAGGTGAACAAAACCTTTACCAGATGGACTTGACATCACGTGTTCTTCTGCTAGTTAACATAGATTGTTATGTCATTGTGAGTTATATAGTTTGGCTCAGATCAGGAGCCACAACTGAGCAAGAGAGAACGGAGGTAGTTGGCCCATTTTTAGCAGCAAGATGTGAGAACTTGTAATATCATCCGTCACAAAAGATTCAGGTACCAGAAGGAAAACCTATGAGGAGGTTTCCAGCATGTCCTTCAACTTCTAGAATATTAGATCCCAGCTATTTttattgctaaagttcacctctttcaggtagtcttcgacttatgacgggtcacttagcgaccatttgaCGTTTCGAATGACCTCCCCAAAGGATACTTAtgacctggattcaaagttctgacaagTCACCCGCCCACCCcacaagtcatgtgatcacatttttggGCCCTTGGCAACTAGACCACATTTACAGCCGTTTGCAGTGTCTTGCACTCATATAACCACAATTGACAATGTTTGTCTGCCGGAAACCTGTGTTTACctacagtttccagcaaaaaaccgCCATTGGAGACAATGGGTTTACTTAATAACCGCATCATTTCTTTTATGACCactaaaaaatgtcataaaagtgAGTCAAGTCTTGTGCATGCCTTAACCTATGACATACAACAGAAAtcccaggctccattatggtcgtaaattgaggaatgCCTGTATTTCTTCTTTTACTTTTGCTCCACGGGAGTATTTCTCAACCCCTGCAggattaagatgtgtggacttcaactcccagaattccccagtcagcatgctgttTCCAGAAGTTAAAGTTCATGTATCTTAAACTTGCAGAGGTAAAGAAACGGTAATCTATAACTTTTTTGAAATTAAAGGAGATGCTCGGTTTCATTTCTACGTGTCAAACaaaccttaaaaaaataaaatctggtaAGAGCTGTGTTGGATTCAAAGGGGGGTGTCCATGTTCTGAGCCCCAGGCCTGGTGCCTAGTATTCTGTGGCCAGAAACGGGGCAAGAAAAATAATCAACCAACAAATAAGATTCATCAAATTtatatctacaggtagtccttgatttacagcagttcatccagtgatcgttcaaagttacaacagcactgaaaaaagtatctCATGACTGTTATTCACAGTGAtgacctctgcagcatccccagggtcatgtgatcaaaattcagatgcttggcaactggttcgtatttatgaccattgctgtgtcccaaggtcatgtcatccccttttgcatccttctgaccagcaaaatcaatcgggaaaccagattcacttaacaactgggttactaactcaacaattgcagtgattcacttaatgactggcgagaaatgtcataaaatggggcaaaacttacttaacaattgtctctgttagcaacataatttttgggccacacacacacacacacacacacacacacacaccacttatgactgtaactttgttgcttgtatccttacgatttatactagtattgtttcctgattgcttatttgtagcctatgactatcattaagtgttgtatcattaagtgttaaatttgtccctatgactatcattaagtgttgtaagtgttgtaccatgatgaaggtatcttttcttttatgtacaatgagagcatatgcaccaagacaaattccttgtgtgtccaatcacacttggccaataaaaattctgttctattctattctatacatacccagagagcaggggtgaaatgtaattttttttgctaccagttctgtgggtgtggcttgctgcggcgtggcttggtgggggttcatgtgactgggtgggtgtggctatgtgattgggggatcaaacaacagaaactcacaagcaatgtcctgctggagcagggttggactagatgacctccaggtcccttccagccctggtttatcctctgaagctgcctctagtgccaagtttgtactccttccttcctctcttccttccttcctcgcctcctttctttctctcaaaaacgaacccccccacaccccgttttccCTTCCAGCAAGCTTGCTAGGCATGCCAAAAAACtgagtgggggggtgggaagtcagtttcctcttccagcaggcttgctggacaagccaaaaaatggggtggggaatGGGAAGTCTGTTTCCtcttccagcaggcttgctagggagagtctgtttttcctcccagcaggcttcagggaaacttcagggaagcctgctgggaggaataatggaaacccccccccctgtttttttggctagcacacagctgagctgcgcgatcatcaaaggttttttgtttttgtttttacttttaaagtatttttttcttcggctgaaaaaatgcttttttaaaaaaaaaaaaacctctgatgatcgtgcggctgagCTGGGCATAGGCAGGGGAGGCGCAGGGattatcgctaccggttctccgaaccacccgccgccatctctaccggatcgcgcaatccggtctgatccgggagcatttcacccctgccagagAGAGATTTCTTACAACATAAAAATGAGTAAGGGTACAGGAAGATACATAATTCTTTGATTAACTGTAAAGAGGACTGGGTATGGAGGAAGGAGCCTGAGAGAAAAATGCCAATATGTCAAAAAGGTCATCCACCAGATGGGAATTAGACAGGACCAGCCTGATGTACAGGAAGTCAGTTAACTTAAACTATTaagaccagtatttctcaaccttggcaacttgaagacagtCAAGAATGAATGACAGCAGGAAGAGAAGCAAGGATGCAGCACAAATCATTAGGCTAAAACAgggttgtccaaacttggcaactttaagacttgtggacttcaactctcagaattcctcagcctgtaaagctgagttgaagtccacaagtcttaaagttgccaagtttggacatccctggactaaagagaagaagaagaaccaaAGTTGAACAAAAATGCATTTCCAAACAAGCACATACCATCTGTTGCAGCGAATAATTCATAGAGCGCCTGAGCAAGAACATTCACAACAAAGGAATGAGACTTCTTTCTTGTCCAGTAGAAGGTCTTTTTGGCCTGCAAAAGATAAATTTCCAACAGATTGGTCCACTTGGTATTCAGTcagatgggggggggaaagaaaaaagatttcAAATATAAAATTAAGAGTGCCTACTTGAAGTTGTATAAAAGAAACATGGAGACCATCAATTCTttgtgaaagaaaaatatatgtatCTTACTTGCAATAGAGCAGAGTCTTCATACAAGTCCGGAATGGTCTGTAGCAAACATCTCCAGATCTTGATGTCATTGAGAGCAACGCTCATCCCTCCACCTGTCAGAGGATGCCTCATATTGTAAGCGTCTCCTAGGAGGACGACTCCTAAGAGGGAAAGAGTCGTAAGATCAAAACTTGCACAGATGCACTTTTTGGGATGTGATTCAAAAGTTTGAAAGGCTTCTTAAAATAAATTGTTAAGTGACTGGCTGGTAAAACTGCAAGGAAGCCTCAATATTATCTGCCAATGGATATCTGTTACCTCCAAATGTGTATAAAACTGCAATGTCATTCATGAcaaagtacagtagtggccaaaattgtggaaaccttttgggaaaagtgtatttttgaggtttgatggctaataacaccatttattttttttgggaggttcaagataatcatattccactgctggaatggcctgggaatagcccagaccttaacccagttgaaaatctatggaaccgactaaagaaacttgttagtcagaagcgacccagcaataaaacccagttaatagaagcaatcattcaatcttggtttcactttATAACATCTgcaaactaaaagacttggttcactcctgtcgtgtctcactcctccgctgacggccgggtcagggaaatccgaatcaggcatgcttctgcagctctgccaaagtcctagcaaagttctcaaggcaggcaggagaccaggaagtgacttcagcaatataagtagactttgcctgactcagagaatgccagaaagcagatcctttatataggccatggggtgtggctccatgactcagcacttatccaggcctgcccctcccttccttctgttgacgccgcctatcaattctgaagcgagggtcactccaggctccagctgttggtaattgatcttcctcaggctcacatgctgtgggggatggggaggggtctagttgctccgtttgcctgggcatggagccagggctgggagctggaggcacttcttcttcctcggcctgtctgggcatggtgccagggctggggcctggaggcatgccaggacattcctcagcgttcggaaggagataagacgggcacggctgtggggaaagcgaacgagacacaactccatgggaagacatcgtAAGGCTGCAATTCATGcttaaggttacccaactaaggattaactcacgtgataatttttgtatatctcattttttctatgtgtttcacttttcttctttatacggtaactgctattctaatagcaaatcctacaTAAAagttatattcttgattaaattatctttccgttgatatgtggttaaatgatctggaattaggagatttagtaacagaacctgtgtcatggtcagatcattttctcctttgcctggactttcggaccgccgcccaccaccgcagggagacggaaccaatacgttggttccgtcccaggcgcctgatggaccctgagaggttcctgacggagcttgggccgttccctgaggatctggcccacggcatggctgaagaactagttgcggcctgggaacaggccggggctttggaccgtgtcgtgcctttgcggcctctgacccagcgtagatcccttggttctctgagggactgagagagatgaaacgccggagaagacgcctagagagtacctggaggtccagccgttccgaagctgaccggacactagttaggtcttattctaaaacctacctagtggcattgagggaggcgaaacgttaataaataaataaataaatgaaattttatggtactactaccaaaaaaagtggtgctattagctagcttttgaaaatacacttttcccaaaaggtttccacaattttggccactactgtacatcatTGCTTAGCACTGTCAAATACTTCAAATCATCTCATTCATGGTAGTTTGCATCAAAGTCATGTAAATGGCTGTGAATCTGAAGGAGAAGCATGATGGCTCAGCAATTAAGACattgggcttgttggctggaaagcaggCAGCCCTGGTTCAAGACCCCAGCTGCACGCTACAGGGCGAGTTCCTGTCCTAGTCcccgctcctgccaacctagcagttcgaaagcaggcaaATGTGAATAGGTAAACAGGTACCACTTGGGTGGGAAGGTTGCTGGCCACGACCGTGGAAACGTCTTCCTCAATGGCCCTGAAACcccctatagttggcaatgactagcggagtaaaatccgcagggactcctttacctttaccacgTGTAAAGATGTCATTATGCAAATGAGATGAATTGGTGCAAATGATGTACTATTAAATTACAGTTGAACTAAGCGTAACTGCCCTCCTGCAGAGCTGGCTTTCTCCTGAGTCTCTCTGATGTGAAGTCAATTGTGAGTCAATTAATATTCCCGCTCCAGGAATCCATATTAAAACATCTTTAATCAACCAAAGCCAACTTGTGTTTTACTAATAAATGTATTCTGCCGTTTACTGTGATACATCCAGAGAGGATGCCAACTTAATTCTAAAGAGAATTACTCTAAAGGCTAAGGGTTATCAACAATGGTCAAAAAGATTGGGTGAAGTGCAAAAAAATATGCAAGTAATTCTGTATGCTCGTGTCAGACCTTGTGATTAAAAATATATGGTCACTTATTTTAGAATGTCATTATGAGCCCCCTAGCTGAAAGGGCACCAGAAAGGAGTATTTTGATCtgctcagagagagagaaaaatcccaTCCATGCTCCCAAGCCTTTTGTTAGATCTGGGctgtccaatcttagcaactttaaggacTTGtaggcttccagaattcccagcatggctggctggggaattctggaagttgcaagtccccaagtcttcaagttgccaaggttggacagctCTGTGTTAGATTGTGATGTTTTCTGCATTCTCTGCTTTGCTCACGGACCTGTTTTATTGACGGGACAAGGCGGTAGAAAGCTCGCAGGCATGACTCTCAAACGTTCGTTCTGTACGGTTATTAGGAAAGGCTCTTGAATgtgttctgttaaaaaaaaaaacacaagcaaaTGCGGTTTGTGAGTTTTATAACATTTGTCCTCGGGCCGAGATTCAGAAGAGAATACACTTAACAGAAATAAGACCTCTGATAAGCTGATCATCCAAGGTCAACTTCAGTTCTTCAACTTTAAGacagtgtttctccaccttgacAGTTTTAAGACATGCACACATCTTCAACTTTgtagtttaaggcaggggtccccaacccctgggccgtgGCCTATTTGGAATTGGCCTGCGCGAGGGGTTGGCTGGAGGGTGCGCACGCAACTCGAGTTGTGGAGCAGCGGGCCAGCAGGCACTCACGGGTATGCCAGCCTGCCACTCACACAGCCcagttctcctccccccccccccacagcaggGCCACCAAACAACAAAGGCAGTgatgaaatgcaaatttttttgctaccggctcTGTTGGACtggcttggggtgtgtggcttggggggggtgtcatgtaactgggtgggcgtggccaacttttttttttgtttactttttaagcatttttactacATATTCGCCCAAAcccgaagttaaaaaaaaaatgctttaaaaaagtaaaaaaaaaaaaaaaaggttccaatgtgCCGCgcgatcattggaaccttttttttacttttttaaagcatttttttactaccaattcacccgaactggaacaaaccagtagcatttcacccctgcacaaagGTTAGGaactgcacttatgaccattcatttaacgaACATTCAACAGTGATTCTATATTACAATGGCAATGGATAAAGTGACTTACTACATGACTGTAGTAGTgtttctatggtcatgtgatcaccatttgcaaccttcccaggggGTTTCCAACATGCAAATCAATGGGAAGAActggatccacttaacaactatgtaattcacttaatgaccacagtgatcTTCTTAACAAGCAGAGCAAAAAAGTTTGTAATATCAGATGCAGCTCACTCATCAATTGTGCTGAGTGACAACGAACGTTCCTGTCTACACTGCGGTCAtaagccggtttagctcaggctggtaaggcctgttattaagaacacaaagcctgcaattactgcaggttcgagcccggcccaaggttgactcagccttccatcctttataaggtaggtaaaatgaggacccagattgttgggggggcaataagttgactttgtaaaaatatacaaatagaatgagactattgccttatacactgtaagccgccctgagtcttcggagaagggcggggtataaatgtaaacaaacaaaaaaaaaaaggactacctCTAAAGATATTAAGTCTCTGTGCAAAGGTTCTTACCTGGTAGCTGTGGATAAATCTTTTCAACCATGTATTCCTTAAGATTTTTTGGCATTTCACCTCGAATGTCAACAAGAACTCGAGTTTCATTGGAAGAAATCTGGTAGATAAGCACTGGGCAAGGATTTGCTAAAATCAACTCTGCGTAATTGGCTTTATATTCAGGAGAATTCTTTATAgacaaagcaagaaagaaaaacattattaaagaaaaagaatttccCAGAACCTTTCAGCTCTTCCATGATTGCAATGAGTAATTTTCGGCTGACCAATAACCCAAGGCTCATAGACTTTCAACAAGACTGAAAGTTCAAATAGCAACAGGCTCTACCACAACCCATCATCAGGCTGAAACTATTTCACTAAGCGGGGGGGTTTCTCCCCACTGTAATTTCTTTCCTCCAACTCATACCAGTTTGAGAGAATCTGGGGCTGAAGAACTGgattcaggggtcggcaaccttaaaccctcgaagagccacaaaggtcctaaccagaagccccccattcaattctggagctgaccggaagttcaGTTCCCcgaccatagagtctcctcctagtgcggtgtcctttttcctctacttgtcctaaccaaaagtcctatcaattgtggagccgaccagaaaacctgccccttgccatagagtcttctGGGATACCATGCTTCCCACCCCCCCTTAACTGGAAGCTCCTCTCCAAATTGTGgcgccgaccagcaacagggagccacagcagagggatgaaagagccacctgcggctccagagttgctgacccctgactgGATTAaactgctttaaagcaggggtgtcaaactcgatttcattgagggccgcatcagggttgtgtttgacctcagggagcgGGGCCTGGCCAGGGGTCGTGAccagtttgacatcactcgtgttgggggtacctgtggtggcccaagcactctgccagcgaaaatggagcttgggagggccgcactccttttttgctggcagagagttgcaagaGGACATCGCaaccgaaaacagagctccatttttgctggcagaggcactgcagtccAGTTCTttcctgtttccagggtggccctgcgggccaggtctaagcactctgcaggccttgtgtttgacacccctgctttaaggaagATGCATAAGCAAAGGGGCAACAACAGAAATTATTTGTGTGGTGGGTGGAGATAAAAACACATGAAATGCTATTCTATGGTATAGGTAATCCTCGgtttacagcaattcatttagtgaccgttccaagttaaaacagcgctgaaaaatgtgacttatgaccatttttcacagttatgacctttgccgcatccccatgatcatgtgatcaaaattgcttggcagctggtttatatttatgacggttgctgtgtcccaaggtcagaagccaatggggaagccagattcactaaacagtTGGGttcctaacttaccaactgccgtgattcactcatcaactgtgtcaagaaaggttgtaaaatggggcaaaactcacttcacagatatttcactcaacaacagaaacgttggattcagttatggttgtaagtcgaggactgtaatGATAACcacaagcatccaaatttgatGATAATATTGCTTCATGTTTTATGGAACCACTTACCTTCAAAATGCATCCTACAAAATGAGAGGGGACTTTCACTTTGCTGGAGATGAGATTTTTTCGAAACTTGGAAAACAGACCATCAGCAACCACCGTTAAGGGTGCGTGGAGTTCCTGCAATACAAAACAAATCAACTAAATAGGGACTAAATGATCATGATCATCACGATCAGTGGTAGAATGTAGATcagtgctggttctccgaactactcaaaatttccgctactagctctccagaacctgtcagaatctgctgaatagcatccctgatcACGATGCACAACCTGtcacaggtagtccccaactttaATTGTAGCTGAGCCCAGAACTAGTCATAGGTCATGCTAGGTGTTAAGCGGGTCATCACGTCACCATActttattttatgacattttttttgcaatggtcattaagtgaatctgcagtcattaagcaaatccattgtccgCAATGGGTGCTTTTTGccaaaaaatatcataaatcacAGTCCTTTGactgaggatgctgcaaacagccataaatgtgggccagttgctgaatgcccaaaatgcaatcacatgaccacaaggagGACAGCTGTCAGAATTTCGAATCTGAAAAATAATTAGCCTGGGGAAATTCATTGTTacattgaatggttgctaagcaactggtcataagttgaagactaattGTACCTTACTGGTTTTAACAGGCCAACCTGAAATGGATAATAGTATGTGAGCCAGGAATGAGTTACTAATTTTTGAAGGTTTCATTCTGCACTGAATTCTTCTCACCCGCGATTTTCTCACAAATCTTTATATTCCTCAACCTACACTTTGCACACATCCTGACATCCACATTAAGTGCTTTAAAAATAATGATTCCATTGGAAGGTATATACCACATAGCCTAATTCAAAATATGGTTTGTATTCCTATTATTTTACTAAGCCAATAATGGcgaatgttttgggctcaacgtgtcaaaaattcagaaaatgcttaATTTGACTTTGTTGGCATGTCTCGTACAAACACGTGAACAAAACAGAAACAATTATTTATCTTCTCCACAAGTAGGCCGCCATGAATAGCGGTACTCGATGACAGCGCCAAGGCTGGGCCTGAAGCAGAGTCCGAGGCCTCAACCAGCTCTAGTACCATGGCTGCCATTCAAAA comes from the Ahaetulla prasina isolate Xishuangbanna chromosome 3, ASM2864084v1, whole genome shotgun sequence genome and includes:
- the SQLE gene encoding squalene monooxygenase isoform X2; translation: MVNNRAKRRSVREGTRGVIPSPDSRTEIDSASTAAAQPDPEVIIVGAGVLGSALATVLARDGRKVTVIERDLKEPDRIVGELLQPGGYNTLKELGLQDAVEDIDAHIINGYIVHNLENKAQVEIPYPCTAAGQVQHGKAFHHGRFIMGLRRAAMSEPNAKFIEGTVVQLLEEEECVAGIVYKDKETGDTKELHAPLTVVADGLFSKFRKNLISSKVKVPSHFVGCILKNSPEYKANYAELILANPCPVLIYQISSNETRVLVDIRGEMPKNLKEYMVEKIYPQLPEHIQEPFLITVQNERLRVMPASFLPPCPVNKTGVVLLGDAYNMRHPLTGGGMSVALNDIKIWRCLLQTIPDLYEDSALLQAKKTFYWTRKKSHSFVVNVLAQALYELFAATDDSLQKLRRACFLYFKLGGKCVSGPVGLLSILSPKPIVLIGHFFAVAFYATYYCFKSEPWITKPRAIISSLAVMYRACCVIFPLIYSEMKYLIY
- the SQLE gene encoding squalene monooxygenase isoform X1 — encoded protein: MWTFLGIASFIYVYKKCGDLLSYANKEVLISTMVFFSLGLMLSYWYRSWGPQQQNKQQPHCGMFSNFLAALPFVGFFWTKSRTDSMEKLQPKTRKGTRGVIPSPDSRTEIDSASTAAAQPDPEVIIVGAGVLGSALATVLARDGRKVTVIERDLKEPDRIVGELLQPGGYNTLKELGLQDAVEDIDAHIINGYIVHNLENKAQVEIPYPCTAAGQVQHGKAFHHGRFIMGLRRAAMSEPNAKFIEGTVVQLLEEEECVAGIVYKDKETGDTKELHAPLTVVADGLFSKFRKNLISSKVKVPSHFVGCILKNSPEYKANYAELILANPCPVLIYQISSNETRVLVDIRGEMPKNLKEYMVEKIYPQLPEHIQEPFLITVQNERLRVMPASFLPPCPVNKTGVVLLGDAYNMRHPLTGGGMSVALNDIKIWRCLLQTIPDLYEDSALLQAKKTFYWTRKKSHSFVVNVLAQALYELFAATDDSLQKLRRACFLYFKLGGKCVSGPVGLLSILSPKPIVLIGHFFAVAFYATYYCFKSEPWITKPRAIISSLAVMYRACCVIFPLIYSEMKYLIY